A region of the Geomonas subterranea genome:
AGCACGCTGCGGGTCTCCACCATGATGAGGGCAGCCCCCACGCTGTGACCCGAGACGTCGGCGATGACCAGGTCGAGCCTTTCGCCGTGGAGCAGTATGTCGTAGTAGTCGCCGCCGATGTGGCTGGCGGGGACGCAGCGGCCGGCGCAGTCTATCCCGGTCAGCAGCGGCGGCGCGGCGGGAAGGAGCGAGAGCTGGATCTGCCTGGCGATCTCCATCTCCTTGCGCATGCTGGTGTTCTGCAAGAGCGCCTGTTCGGCAAGCTTTCGCTCCGTGATGTCCTGCTTGATGCAGATGAAGTGCCTGATGCGGCCGTCCTGGTCCAGCACCGGCGTGATGGTCTGCTCCTCGGGGTACAACTCGCCGTTCTTCCTCCGGTTCACCAGCTCGCCGTGCCAGATTTTCCCTGCCATGATGGTCGACCAGAGGTCCCGGTATAGTTCGGGGTCCTGCCGTTCGGACTTCAGGAAGCTCAAGTCCCGCCCCGCGGACTCCTCGAGCGTGTAACCGGTCATCCTCGTGAAGGCGTCGTTGACGGAGAGCACCACGCCGCTACTGTCGGTGATCACGATGGCATTGGCCGCCGCCTCCAGGGCCGCACTCTGGACCCGCAGCGACTCCTCCGCCTGCTTGCGCTCGGAGATGTCCGAGATGAGGCCGTCGTAGGCGACCAGGTCCCCCTGCTCGCTGTAGCGCGGCACGACGGTGTTGATGACCCAGCGCAGAGAGCCGTCCTTGTGCCGGATCCTGTGCTCGAGCGAGGGGATCTCGTTTCCGGCCCTGAGCTCCTCGGTGAGGCTCGTCACCGCGGCGCGGTCATCCTCGTGGATCATCTGATACCAGAGGAAGGGGTTTTGCTGGTACTCCTCGTCGCTGTAGCCGGTGACCGAGAGGCACCCCGGACCGTGCGAGGTCTTGACGACCTCACCCTCCTTGATGGTGACCGTGTAGATGTAGTCGGTGACGGCCGCCACCAGCCTCTTGTAGCGCCGCTCGCTTCTCACCAGCGCCGATTCCGCCTCGCGCTTCTTGCGCCGCACCTGCGCTTCCTGCATCTCGCGCTCTATGGCCGGGATCAGCCGCGAGGTGTTCCCCTTGATCAGGTAGTCGTTGGCGCCTTCCTTCATGGCGCCCACCGCGGTGTCCTCGCCGATCTTGCCGGAAACGATGATGAAGGGGATGTCCAGCCCCGAATCGCGCAGGACCTGCAACGCCTCGAGCCCCGTGAAGCCGGGGAGGACGTAATCGGAAACCACCAGGTCCCAGTCCTCCTCCTCCAGCGCCTTGCGCATGGCCTCGGCCGTCTCGACCCGCCTGGAGACCGGCGCGTAGTTGCCGCGTCGCAACTCGAAGATGAGGAGCAGGGCGTCGTCCTCGGAATCCTCAACAATCAGCACGCGGAGCGGTTTACCCATGAAAACACCTTCTGTGGCAAGCACATGATACGCCGGGAGGGTGGCCGGCGCCCTTATGCCGGAAATGCCCTGTCAAGCTGGGTGTTTAGAGTATAGCACAGTTCGTTGGCCGGAAAGGGGCGGGGTGTTAATTAGATGGGGCGGGGACGTCGTGGACCGGCTCCAGGCTGAACTCCTTGAGCCAGTTCTCGAAGATGCGCACCTTCTCCTGTCCGAAGCGCAGCAGGTCGACTCTCACCTGGTCCGTGCTCTTCTCCAGGTCGAGTTGGCCCCCCTTCTTGGAGTAGAAGAGGTCTGCGAGGGCCACGATCCGCTCGCAGTCGGTGACCGGCGACATCTCCCGCGGCGGCAGACGCAGTTTCTGCTCGGCGATGTCCCGGGCGCTGAGCCCCACGCCGATGTGGCGCTCGCAGACCAGGGCGTGGTGCGGCAGCCCCTCGGCGTCCAGTATCTGCCGTCCGATGACGCCATGGCAGATGTAGGGAGCCTTGCCGAAGCAGTTGAGCTTGGGAGCGTAGATGCGGGCGACGCCTATGTCGTGGAGCAGCGCCGCCTCCTCGATGAAGCGCAGTTCCTGCTCGTTTCTCCCGGCGCGCGCGGCGATCGCCAATGCCTTGTCGGCCACGTTGCGGCTGTGATGGTAGACGATCTCCAGCCCTTCGGGGTTGTCGTGGAAGTGTTTTTCAAGGAGTGCTCTGGGATTCAAAATTCGCCTCCGGATGGGGGGTGGTCGGGCTCAAGGGTATAGATTATGCCGATTTGCCCTCCGATTGCAACCCCGCAACTGCCAGGCGTCGAGGCCGCTTCCCCTGACTGCACGGGGAGGTGCATCAAGAAACAGTTGAATATCGGCACGTGACCGGATATGATGTGAATCCTTTAAATAGACCGTTCTATCCCGGGTGACGAGATGAAAGCCACAACGACCACACAACAACACACGCTGCTCGTGGACGACGAACCCGGTATCCTCACCGAGGTGTCGCTGCTGCTCGCCTCGAGCGACATCCCGGAGGTGGCGGCCATCTCTGACAGCCGGCAGGTGCTTCCCTACGTGCGGGAGCACCGGGTGCGCGCGGTGATCCTGGACTGGGTGATGCCCAACGTGACCGGCGCGGAGATACTGCAGAGCCTGACGGTGGAATTTCCGGAGATCCCGGTGATCGTAATGACGGCGATGGGGGACGTCGAGACGGCGGTTACCTGCATGCGCCAGGGCGCCTTCGACTTCCTCACCAAGCCGGTGGACCCCAACCGCCTGGTGGCGAGTGTCAAGAAGGCGCTCCAGGTGAGCGAACTGGGGCAGCAAAACCGGATGCTCAAGGATTACCTGCTGGCGGACACGCTCGGTAACCCCGACGCCTTCGCCGGCATCATCACCACCTCCAAGAAGATGCGGGGCATCTTCCAGTACATCGAGGCGATCGCAAGCTCGAGGCTGCCGGTCCTGATCACCGGGGAGACCGGGGTGGGGAAGGAGTTGCTGGCCCGCGCGGTGCACGACGTCTCCGGCGTCCCCGGCCCCTTCATCTCGCTCAACGCCGCGGGGCTCGACGACTTCATGTTCTCGGACACGCTCTTTGGCCACAAGAAGGGAGCCTTCACCGGCGCCGACAGCAAGCGCGACGGCCTCATCAGCGCCGCCGCCGGGGGAACCCTTTTCCTGGACGAGATCGGCGACCTGAACCTCGCGTCCCAGATCAAGCTGTTGCGTCTTTTGCAGGAGCGCGAGTACTACCGGCTGGGGTCGGACCTGCTGCTTAAAAGCGACGCCCGCATCGTGGCGGCGTCGAACATGGATTTCGCCGCGCTGCGTGCCGCCGGGACCTTCAGAAACGATCTGTATTACCGTCTCTGCGCGCATGAGTTCAAGGTGCCTCCGTTGCGGGAGCGGCTGGATGACATGGAGGCGCTGGTGGACTACTTCGTGCGGCAGATCGCGTCGCAACAGGGGAAACCGGCGCCCAGGGTGCCGCAGAACGTGATCGCCGCGCTGCAGCAGTGCAGGTTCCCCGGGAACGTGCGCGAGCTGTACAACATGGTTCACCACGCCGTCACCTGCAACGAGGGGGCACCCCTTTCGGTGGCCGATTTCCCGGGCGTCGCGGCGGCTCCGGCGCGGGTGGCGCCCCCCGTGGACTGCGCCAATCCGCTGTTCTCCCTTTTCGGGAAGTTCCCGACCGTGCTTCAGGTCGAGGAATACCTGATCGCCGAGGCCATGAAACTCACCAGCGGCAACCAGACGCAGGCGGCCGAGCTGTTGGGGCTGACCCGGCCGACTCTCAACAAGAGGCTGAAGCAGGAACGTCAGTAGGGGGGTGCCGCCGCCTGGACGAATGTGCTCTGGGCGGTGGCCTTTTTCCGGGGGGCGAGATAGGTTAAGTTTTGCAGCACGCTTTTCTCAAGCGTGGCATCGTAGAATGTGCGCCTGCAGTCCACCTCGGTCAGGGAGTTCCCCTGCAGTTTGCTGACGAAACGGCAGCCGCCGAAGCAAAGCGGGAGATAGCTGCAATCCAGGCAGGCATCGACCTGCCAGTTGCCGATCCCGTGTGACACCCGGTAGTCCTGCAACCCCTCATCCAGGCTGCCGACGCTCATCCCTTCCCACCCCATGAACGCCGGGCACTTGTAGAACTTCCCCGTGCAGTCGATCACCAGGTTGTCCTCGAGTTCCACGATGCAGGCGGACGGCTTGAGCGTGGGGGCGCGGTAGCCCCTGGCCAGGGTCGCTTCGCGCAGGAACGGGACCGCCTCCATGAGCCATGGTTCCTCGGAAAGGGCGCAACCGGAGCTCAGGTCCGAACACCCCCCCGTGGAAACGACAGGGGTGAACATCACCGCGGCAAGCTTGTCGGGGGTGATGCCGTAACGGGGGAGCAGGTCGAGCAGGCGCGGGAACTCCCGGTAGTTTTCCGGACGGTAGTTCGCCCCCAGCTGGATGGAAACAAGGTCGCAGACCTGCGCGAGGTTCCCGACGATGATGTCGAAACTCCCCGCGCCCGACGCGTAGGGGCGCTGGGCATCGTGGATCTCCGGGGGGCCGTCAACGGTGAACTTGGCACCCTGCAGTCCCAGCGGTAGCAGCTGCAGGGCCGTGTTCCGGTCCAGCAGCGTTCCGTTGGTCACCAGGTTGAAGGCGTACTTCACCCCGTGGCTGCGGGCCGCCTCCCGCAGTCTTTGCGAGATGCCGCGGATCAGGTCCTGCGACAGCAGCGGCTCTCCGCCGTAGAAGGTGACGGTGACGTCCCACCCCTGCGAGATCCTGTCCCGCACCAGCTTCTCCACCAAAAGGTCCGCAGTGGCGTCCGACATGTACTGCCCGCAGCGGAACTCCCCCTCGAAGCAGTAACCGCAGTCCAGGTTGCAGTCCAGATTGAGCACAACGGAGGCTTTGAAGTGCCGCGTGCGTCCGTTGGCGCGGGCAATGAGCTCGCGCATCTGTTCTCTTTCCGCGTCCGGGTCCTCTATCAGCATCCCTAGACGCCTCAGCGCCTCGCACCCGTCATCGGGGAGCACGCCTTCTTGCAGTGCCGCGAGCGTTTCGGCCGGTATCGCCGCGATGGAACTGCGCAGGGTTGAATAGAGGAGCACATGACCGGGGCGGTCGGGGGAGGGGAAAACCTTCAGGTAGCGAGAGAGTTTCATGGGAGCTATAACCTATTCCTGGCTGCAGGCGCGCAGTCATAAATGCTGTCTTAACGGCAATGGCGGAGTCTCGCCTTCCTTTAAGCAAGGAGGGCGAGACTCTTTCGACTCATACCCAGCCGGCCCAGATGTACATGTAGATGCAGCAGCCAAATCCGTCAGTCATTTCCGCGTTGTTGTTGCCTTCATCTAGAATCTCCACTGCCAAATTTTCCTTTGTCATTGCGCTTTCCTCCTGTGGTGGGTGTGAAAACCTTGGACATTTCTAATAGGCTGTGATAAGTTAACACAACCTTATTTTGCTTGCAACAATAAATTTGAATTTTTTTATGAGGAGGTGCCGTGAGGAAAATGCCCGCAGCTTTGTCAGTGCTTGCCACAGTGAAGCTGGTGCTGCTGACTGTGGCGCTCAGTCTGCTGACAGTTGCGCCCGCGTGGAGCGATGACGACCTCAGTTCAGTTCAGCTTTTCAATGGGGGGGAGACGGAGCTTGTTTCAGCGAGCCGGTCGCCGCGCCCCGCATCGCAGACGGCTGAGA
Encoded here:
- a CDS encoding sigma-54-dependent transcriptional regulator, whose amino-acid sequence is MKATTTTQQHTLLVDDEPGILTEVSLLLASSDIPEVAAISDSRQVLPYVREHRVRAVILDWVMPNVTGAEILQSLTVEFPEIPVIVMTAMGDVETAVTCMRQGAFDFLTKPVDPNRLVASVKKALQVSELGQQNRMLKDYLLADTLGNPDAFAGIITTSKKMRGIFQYIEAIASSRLPVLITGETGVGKELLARAVHDVSGVPGPFISLNAAGLDDFMFSDTLFGHKKGAFTGADSKRDGLISAAAGGTLFLDEIGDLNLASQIKLLRLLQEREYYRLGSDLLLKSDARIVAASNMDFAALRAAGTFRNDLYYRLCAHEFKVPPLRERLDDMEALVDYFVRQIASQQGKPAPRVPQNVIAALQQCRFPGNVRELYNMVHHAVTCNEGAPLSVADFPGVAAAPARVAPPVDCANPLFSLFGKFPTVLQVEEYLIAEAMKLTSGNQTQAAELLGLTRPTLNKRLKQERQ
- a CDS encoding HD domain-containing protein, whose translation is MNPRALLEKHFHDNPEGLEIVYHHSRNVADKALAIAARAGRNEQELRFIEEAALLHDIGVARIYAPKLNCFGKAPYICHGVIGRQILDAEGLPHHALVCERHIGVGLSARDIAEQKLRLPPREMSPVTDCERIVALADLFYSKKGGQLDLEKSTDQVRVDLLRFGQEKVRIFENWLKEFSLEPVHDVPAPSN
- the gptA gene encoding geopeptide, with product MTKENLAVEILDEGNNNAEMTDGFGCCIYMYIWAGWV
- a CDS encoding SpoIIE family protein phosphatase; amino-acid sequence: MGKPLRVLIVEDSEDDALLLIFELRRGNYAPVSRRVETAEAMRKALEEEDWDLVVSDYVLPGFTGLEALQVLRDSGLDIPFIIVSGKIGEDTAVGAMKEGANDYLIKGNTSRLIPAIEREMQEAQVRRKKREAESALVRSERRYKRLVAAVTDYIYTVTIKEGEVVKTSHGPGCLSVTGYSDEEYQQNPFLWYQMIHEDDRAAVTSLTEELRAGNEIPSLEHRIRHKDGSLRWVINTVVPRYSEQGDLVAYDGLISDISERKQAEESLRVQSAALEAAANAIVITDSSGVVLSVNDAFTRMTGYTLEESAGRDLSFLKSERQDPELYRDLWSTIMAGKIWHGELVNRRKNGELYPEEQTITPVLDQDGRIRHFICIKQDITERKLAEQALLQNTSMRKEMEIARQIQLSLLPAAPPLLTGIDCAGRCVPASHIGGDYYDILLHGERLDLVIADVSGHSVGAALIMVETRSVLRAQMPALDGPAQVVAALNEILHDDLSRAELFITMSYLSYHRTSGKLSYSNAGHPPPLLYRPGEERFFQLDAEGLILGVQRRVAFDEPVMQVEKGDLLLLYTDGITEAQNHAGELFGVQRLKGVLAREHRKPSAAIIDAVLDALRAFAGSASFEDDISMLLLKFIP
- the gptM gene encoding geopeptide radical SAM maturase; this translates as MKLSRYLKVFPSPDRPGHVLLYSTLRSSIAAIPAETLAALQEGVLPDDGCEALRRLGMLIEDPDAEREQMRELIARANGRTRHFKASVVLNLDCNLDCGYCFEGEFRCGQYMSDATADLLVEKLVRDRISQGWDVTVTFYGGEPLLSQDLIRGISQRLREAARSHGVKYAFNLVTNGTLLDRNTALQLLPLGLQGAKFTVDGPPEIHDAQRPYASGAGSFDIIVGNLAQVCDLVSIQLGANYRPENYREFPRLLDLLPRYGITPDKLAAVMFTPVVSTGGCSDLSSGCALSEEPWLMEAVPFLREATLARGYRAPTLKPSACIVELEDNLVIDCTGKFYKCPAFMGWEGMSVGSLDEGLQDYRVSHGIGNWQVDACLDCSYLPLCFGGCRFVSKLQGNSLTEVDCRRTFYDATLEKSVLQNLTYLAPRKKATAQSTFVQAAAPPY